In a single window of the Bradyrhizobium sp. ORS 285 genome:
- a CDS encoding VWA domain-containing protein, producing MSLRAMWRVLAIGLAALWLAGCGPSGPQFSILSGSENDVLEPLVQEFCKSRGATCDMTYQGSLDIALSLKPGNEAKADAVWPAASIWIDMFDTGRRVKSVKSITQMPVILGVRRSKAQELGWIGAKVTTKDILAAVQAGRLKFLMTSATQSNSGASAYLAMLASAIGKPDLIEAGDLEREGVVTTVRSLLRGVERSSGSSGWLADLYREGERNGTHYQAMWNYEAVIKETNDKLKADGFEPLYAVYPEDGVSVADSPLGFVERGRGKEVQAFFDELQAFLLKPETQARIAKTGRRVELARASQLPGDQTTNIDPSRAVTVVRPPEPKVIQIALAAYQDALRRPSLTALCLDLSGSMQGHGETQLLEAMRFLLTPARTRELLVQWSKQDEILVLPFNDHVLWVSSASGDEQEQAGLLKQTLELRAGGGTDFYTCGARALAAMKPILDKGSHLAAIVIMTDGKSFGERATFEQPWRADGGRVPVFGVTFGDEADRKQLDALAKLTGGRVFDGTKNLTDAFRAVRGYN from the coding sequence ATGAGTCTTCGGGCCATGTGGCGGGTGCTTGCGATCGGATTGGCCGCGCTCTGGCTCGCCGGCTGCGGCCCAAGCGGGCCACAATTTTCGATCCTCTCGGGCTCCGAGAACGACGTGCTGGAGCCGCTGGTCCAGGAGTTCTGCAAGTCGCGCGGCGCGACCTGCGACATGACCTACCAGGGCTCGCTCGACATCGCGCTGTCGCTCAAGCCGGGCAATGAGGCGAAGGCCGATGCGGTGTGGCCGGCGGCCTCGATCTGGATCGATATGTTCGACACCGGCCGGCGGGTGAAGTCGGTCAAGTCGATCACCCAGATGCCGGTGATCCTCGGCGTCCGCCGCTCCAAGGCGCAAGAGCTCGGCTGGATCGGCGCCAAGGTGACCACGAAGGATATCCTGGCCGCGGTTCAGGCCGGGCGGCTGAAATTCCTGATGACCTCGGCGACGCAATCCAACTCCGGCGCCTCGGCCTATCTCGCGATGCTGGCGTCTGCGATCGGCAAGCCCGATCTTATCGAGGCCGGCGATCTCGAACGCGAGGGCGTCGTCACCACCGTGCGCTCGCTGCTGCGCGGCGTCGAACGCTCCTCCGGCTCCAGCGGCTGGCTTGCCGATCTCTATCGCGAGGGCGAGCGCAACGGCACGCACTATCAGGCGATGTGGAACTACGAGGCCGTCATCAAGGAGACCAACGACAAGCTCAAGGCTGACGGCTTCGAGCCGCTTTATGCTGTTTATCCCGAGGACGGCGTCTCGGTGGCGGATTCGCCGCTCGGCTTCGTCGAGCGCGGCCGCGGCAAGGAGGTGCAGGCGTTCTTCGATGAGCTGCAGGCCTTCCTGCTGAAGCCGGAGACGCAGGCCCGTATCGCCAAGACCGGCCGCCGCGTCGAGCTCGCGCGCGCGTCCCAATTGCCGGGCGATCAGACGACCAACATCGATCCGTCGCGCGCGGTCACCGTGGTGCGGCCGCCGGAGCCGAAGGTGATCCAGATCGCGCTCGCCGCCTATCAGGACGCGCTGCGGCGGCCATCGCTGACGGCGCTGTGCCTCGATCTCTCCGGCAGCATGCAGGGCCATGGCGAGACGCAGCTCCTGGAGGCCATGCGTTTCCTGCTGACGCCGGCGCGGACGCGGGAGCTGCTGGTGCAATGGTCGAAGCAGGATGAAATCCTGGTGCTGCCGTTCAATGACCACGTGCTATGGGTGTCGAGCGCCAGCGGCGACGAGCAGGAGCAGGCCGGGTTGTTGAAGCAGACGCTCGAATTGCGCGCCGGGGGCGGCACGGATTTCTACACCTGCGGCGCGCGGGCGCTGGCGGCGATGAAACCAATCCTGGACAAGGGCTCGCACCTGGCGGCAATCGTGATCATGACCGATGGTAAGAGCTTTGGCGAGCGGGCCACCTTCGAGCAGCCCTGGCGCGCCGATGGCGGCCGCGTGCCGGTATTCGGCGTCACCTTCGGCGACGAGGCCGACCGCAAGCAGCTCGATGCGCTGGCCAAGCTCACCGGCGGTCGCGTCTTCGACGGCACCAAGAATCTCACCGACGCCTTCCGCGCGGTGCGTGGATATAATTAG
- a CDS encoding 5-bromo-4-chloroindolyl phosphate hydrolysis family protein has protein sequence MPSAPSETGWIVGGLIAAVAIPALAIGLSMPFWLACVIGLGAGGGAIAVLAPRAAFPLLDASGVARGKVQLARELLREAAPCAERLEQSAGRIRERKVADGVRHLAVIARRIFTGIEKDPLRLDRVRRFLTYYLPRAAEIAEAYAELEQAPVVDAARLASTRELIDRLDAAFTRYAASLQDADLDKLDIELKLLKSALDEDLGPAAPPAVPLERRDKV, from the coding sequence ATGCCGAGTGCGCCGTCAGAGACCGGATGGATCGTCGGCGGCTTGATCGCCGCCGTCGCGATCCCTGCGCTCGCGATCGGTCTGAGCATGCCGTTCTGGCTCGCCTGCGTGATTGGTCTGGGCGCCGGCGGCGGCGCCATCGCGGTGCTGGCGCCGCGCGCGGCGTTTCCGCTGCTCGATGCCAGCGGCGTCGCACGCGGCAAGGTGCAGCTCGCGCGCGAGCTGCTTCGCGAGGCCGCGCCCTGCGCCGAGCGGCTGGAGCAGTCCGCGGGGCGCATCCGCGAGCGCAAGGTCGCCGACGGCGTCCGCCACCTCGCGGTGATCGCGCGGCGCATCTTTACCGGCATCGAGAAGGACCCGCTGCGGCTCGATCGCGTGAGGCGCTTCCTGACCTATTATCTGCCGCGCGCCGCCGAGATCGCTGAGGCCTATGCCGAGCTGGAGCAGGCGCCGGTCGTCGACGCCGCGCGGCTGGCCTCGACCCGCGAGCTGATCGACCGGCTCGATGCGGCCTTCACGCGCTATGCGGCGAGCCTGCAGGATGCCGATCTGGACAAGCTCGACATCGAGCTCAAACTTCTCAAGAGCGCCCTCGATGAGGATCTTGGCCCGGCTGCGCCGCCGGCCGTTCCGCTCGAGCGGCGGGACAAGGTCTAG